One window from the genome of Dyadobacter sp. CECT 9275 encodes:
- a CDS encoding efflux RND transporter periplasmic adaptor subunit translates to MKNVLVVLFLLTGLWACGEKQERKEQEPAHQEGEQHEGEENIVKLTQAQYETAAVELGKASTRNLSDVVTANGVIDIPPQNLVSISAPLGGFVRRTELLQGMQVKKGQILAIIENPDFIQIQQDFLETESKLEYAQQEYSRQLELSKENINAQKVLQQATSEVKAQKARLAGLRERLITAGINLNTLEKGTIVNSAVIRSPISGSVTTVNVNLGKYVNPTDVMFEIVDTDHLHVELSIFEQDIPKIKLGQLVRFTVSNNPGKEYLAKVYLINQKINEDRTVRVHCHLEKDDRGLLPQNFVKAVIEIGANPVTALPSPAIVDFEGTSYIFIQRPETAHADSTSQEEESEGTAFEMVPVTKGMSENGYTQVKFSQDFNVQNAKIVLKGAYAMLSKLKNSEEEEGH, encoded by the coding sequence ATGAAAAATGTATTAGTTGTCTTGTTTCTTCTGACAGGCCTTTGGGCTTGTGGCGAAAAGCAGGAGCGGAAAGAACAGGAACCAGCCCATCAAGAGGGGGAGCAACACGAGGGGGAAGAGAATATCGTTAAGCTGACCCAAGCGCAATATGAAACTGCCGCCGTCGAACTAGGCAAAGCCAGTACCCGTAATTTAAGCGATGTAGTCACTGCCAATGGTGTGATTGATATCCCGCCGCAAAACCTGGTGAGCATATCAGCACCACTGGGCGGTTTTGTTAGAAGAACAGAGCTGTTGCAGGGTATGCAGGTAAAGAAAGGGCAAATACTGGCCATAATCGAAAACCCTGATTTTATTCAGATCCAGCAAGATTTCCTGGAAACGGAAAGTAAGTTAGAATATGCCCAGCAAGAGTACAGCCGTCAGCTGGAATTAAGCAAAGAAAATATCAATGCCCAAAAAGTATTACAGCAAGCAACCTCGGAGGTAAAGGCCCAGAAAGCGCGGTTAGCAGGGTTAAGGGAAAGGCTTATTACAGCCGGTATAAACCTGAATACGTTAGAAAAGGGCACAATTGTCAACAGCGCCGTAATACGCTCGCCCATCAGCGGATCTGTCACGACGGTCAATGTCAACCTTGGAAAATATGTAAACCCGACCGATGTGATGTTTGAAATTGTTGATACTGACCACTTACATGTCGAGCTTTCCATTTTTGAGCAGGATATCCCCAAAATCAAGCTGGGCCAATTGGTGCGCTTCACAGTCAGTAACAACCCCGGCAAGGAATACCTGGCCAAAGTGTATTTGATCAATCAAAAGATCAATGAAGACCGGACAGTGCGCGTGCATTGCCACCTTGAAAAAGACGACAGGGGCCTTTTGCCACAGAATTTTGTGAAGGCTGTGATCGAAATTGGCGCAAATCCTGTAACTGCGCTCCCGAGCCCGGCCATTGTCGATTTTGAAGGGACTTCTTATATCTTCATACAACGCCCGGAAACTGCTCACGCTGACAGTACCTCACAAGAAGAAGAGTCTGAGGGAACGGCCTTTGAGATGGTCCCAGTAACGAAAGGGATGTCAGAAAATGGGTATACACAAGTCAAATTTTCACAGGATTTTAATGTCCAAAATGCAAAGATTGTCCTTAAAGGGGCTTATGCAATGCTATCAAAACTTAAAAATTCCGAGGAAGAAGAAGGCCATTAA
- a CDS encoding helix-turn-helix transcriptional regulator translates to MRVGGTDMHVVTLVFIILELIMFVYQFFYYLSHPRDKRRLYYLGLLLFLISKNIASGFFPDPNLSTPPIVVQYAIAYGMGFLMGAYFPFYFYKAFELNRLRWHALYGVPLFILLPFAVIFPLKFVYDGDIDHAINYGMVIPAAYALVLLYTIQQSIQDKYKKDIQDRRFFEVTAVYLAVVPWASLPFFAFFRIHQVPEALLTNVGFIVITVLFIRRSIRESREEYEQLLKLASADGSDSLSKLDLIEQMIQQLEANGISPTQRFEINLSTVGLTSREKEIVRLVRFGKAYKDIANELYISERTVSKHIQNVYEKLGVSNRVELLNRLQIWENG, encoded by the coding sequence ATGCGCGTTGGAGGTACAGATATGCACGTGGTGACACTCGTGTTCATCATACTCGAACTGATTATGTTCGTGTATCAATTCTTTTATTATTTATCGCATCCCAGAGATAAGCGAAGGCTTTATTACCTGGGTTTGCTTCTCTTTCTGATTTCGAAGAACATCGCAAGCGGCTTCTTCCCAGATCCAAATCTTAGCACCCCGCCCATTGTGGTTCAATATGCCATCGCCTACGGGATGGGATTTTTAATGGGAGCCTATTTTCCGTTCTATTTCTATAAAGCATTTGAGCTGAATAGGCTCCGCTGGCATGCGTTGTACGGCGTCCCACTCTTCATTCTACTACCTTTCGCGGTCATTTTTCCTTTGAAGTTCGTGTACGACGGCGATATAGACCACGCTATCAATTACGGCATGGTCATACCTGCTGCCTATGCGTTAGTACTTCTTTATACAATACAGCAATCCATTCAGGACAAGTATAAGAAGGACATCCAGGATCGGCGCTTCTTTGAAGTGACGGCAGTCTATCTTGCCGTCGTTCCCTGGGCATCTCTTCCATTTTTTGCGTTTTTCAGGATCCACCAGGTTCCGGAAGCTTTACTAACGAACGTCGGCTTTATTGTAATAACAGTCTTGTTCATCAGGCGCTCAATACGGGAGAGCCGTGAAGAATACGAACAACTGTTAAAACTCGCGAGCGCTGATGGCAGCGACTCATTGTCGAAGCTTGATTTAATCGAGCAAATGATCCAGCAGTTGGAGGCAAACGGTATCTCACCCACTCAGCGATTTGAGATAAATCTAAGTACAGTCGGGTTGACTTCACGGGAAAAAGAGATCGTTCGACTTGTTCGATTCGGAAAGGCATACAAGGACATTGCCAACGAACTTTATATCTCTGAACGGACAGTCAGCAAACATATTCAAAACGTTTATGAGAAGCTCGGCGTCTCCAATCGAGTCGAGCTACTCAATCGGCTGCAAATTTGGGAAAATGGCTAA
- a CDS encoding GNAT family N-acetyltransferase: MMTEATAKDKGLIIDILTQSFQDNQSVNYLIPPDGRRLNRIRALMDYSYETCKLFGKVYLSDDKKGCALVSFPERKKTTLKSLLLEVKLILNGIGFGNISKAISREKAISKNYPADPIYYLWFIGVRPDSQNNGVGKQLMRDLVAESERMKRPIYLETSTVKNLPWYKKFGLDVYNQLDFGYNLFLIRNGQ, encoded by the coding sequence ATGATGACAGAAGCGACAGCGAAAGACAAAGGGTTGATTATCGACATTCTGACCCAATCTTTTCAAGACAATCAAAGCGTAAATTATCTCATCCCGCCCGACGGTCGGAGACTCAATCGCATTCGCGCTTTGATGGACTATTCGTACGAAACATGCAAGCTTTTCGGTAAGGTCTACCTGTCGGACGACAAGAAGGGATGTGCGTTGGTGTCGTTCCCCGAACGGAAGAAAACAACTTTAAAGTCGCTTTTATTAGAGGTCAAATTGATTTTGAATGGTATTGGTTTTGGAAACATTTCGAAGGCCATTAGCCGAGAAAAGGCGATTTCGAAAAATTATCCCGCTGATCCAATCTACTACCTCTGGTTCATTGGCGTGCGCCCCGATAGCCAGAACAATGGCGTTGGAAAACAGTTGATGCGAGACCTTGTAGCTGAGTCGGAACGAATGAAACGACCTATCTATTTGGAGACTTCCACAGTCAAAAACCTGCCGTGGTATAAGAAGTTCGGGCTCGACGTCTACAATCAGCTGGACTTTGGATACAATCTCTTTCTCATTAGAAATGGTCAGTAG
- a CDS encoding DUF6660 family protein: MRLAIYVLAFFTVVLSCIPCQDKPARVSYKDTITIIDASADCQDQATNDLCSPFCICACCAGITLQQPVALLPDAASLPFFNDDAFTYTAGSKGGDLASIWQPPRI, encoded by the coding sequence ATGAGATTAGCGATATATGTATTGGCTTTTTTCACCGTGGTACTATCCTGCATTCCGTGCCAGGATAAGCCAGCACGTGTCTCATATAAAGATACTATTACCATCATTGATGCCAGCGCTGATTGCCAAGATCAGGCCACCAATGACCTTTGCTCACCATTTTGTATATGTGCCTGCTGCGCGGGCATAACGCTTCAGCAACCAGTTGCTTTGTTACCTGATGCTGCTTCCCTGCCATTTTTTAACGATGATGCTTTCACCTACACGGCTGGTAGCAAAGGCGGTGATCTGGCATCTATCTGGCAACCTCCCAGGATTTAG
- a CDS encoding CusA/CzcA family heavy metal efflux RND transporter, which produces MLDKVIHFSIHNKLVIGIFTLALVIWGGYSLTQLPIDAVPDITNNQVQIITSSPSLAAQEVERLVTFPVETAMATIPSTEEIRSISRFGLSVVTIVFKDNIDVYWARQQVSERLQSAVEQIPPGAGSPELAPVTTGLGEIYQYVLHTKKGYEKKYPPMELRSIQDWIVRRQLLGTEGIADVSSFGGFLKQYEIAVDPFKLRSAQISMAEIFSALERNNQNTGGAYIDKKPNVYFIRSEGLITNLKDIESIQVKETANGLPVLIRDIATVQYGAAVRYGAMTRNDEGEVVGGLVLMLKGANAAKVIGNVKERIQQISKTLPEGVVIEPFLDRTKLVNNAIGTVSKNLIEGALIVIFVLILLLGNLRAGLVVASVIPLAMLFAVSMMNLFGVSGNLMSLGAIDFGLIVDGAVIIVEATLHHIMGKKYTHRLSQQEMDNEVYESASKIRSSAAFGEIIILIVYLPILALVGIEGKMFRPMAQTVSFAILGAFILSLTYVPMVSALFLSKKNEHKPNISDRIIAFFHRLYLPALGFALRQKLIVVVTALALFGLSLWMFLNMGGEFIPQLDEGDFAIEMRVLTGSSLSESVDAVQKAASVLRKNFPDEVIEVVGKIGASEIPTDPMPVEAGDVMVILKEKSMWTKAEGREELAEKMQAMLTQTIPGVTFGFQQPIQMRFNELISGVKQDVAIKIFGEDLDVLAQQADKIGKLVASVEGAQDLYVEEVSGLPQIVVNFDRDRMSQFGISIEDANRAINTGFAGSSAGVVYEGEKRYDLVVRLKSQDRQTLEDVRGLFVTTSHGDQVPLGQIATVEMKTGANQIQREDAKRRITVAFNVRGRDVESIVKELQTKIDSQVKLPTGYYTTYGGQFQNLQEAKTRLSIAVPIALLLIFVLLYFTFNSLRQSLLILTAIPLSAIGGIIALSLRGMPFSISAGIGFIALFGVAVLNGIVLIAEFNSLRKEGMTDLKKAIFQGTETRLRPVLMTALVASLGFLPMALSNSSGAEVQRPLATVVIGGLVSATLLTLLVLPVLYLIVEKHFGGAAFKPAAALLLVFAACTFAAPSAQAQDSVIVGRKISLEAAVNEAIVKNLQVKGGIYQIDYQRALLGSSAEIAKTDISWMGGQYNSNRFDNQFNISQTLPHPKVVTRRRELLSAQINGVQARLEVTRAELIRQVKANYYQQVLLKQQQQMLTAEGLRADRFVKAAALRFKTGETGQLEYSVAQSEQGEIQARVIQNQGNLLVLQRQLQMLLNSSVPMEAQSDTLEKRPLGTIALDTAGISSNPYLQYLGQQIAIERQTTAVERTSLLPDFSIGYFNQSLIGEQNINGTEVFYGAGKRFQGLQLGVSIPIFSGAPRARVKASQLNEKVAQNQWELARMQVGNSLQQAVQSYQSATHSLAIYEQKTLVLADVIAGNATKAYEAGEIGYVEFSQALTRALNIRSTYLDLLGSYNQSVIEIEFLLAKQQ; this is translated from the coding sequence ATGCTAGATAAAGTCATTCATTTTTCAATTCACAATAAGCTCGTTATAGGAATATTTACCCTGGCACTTGTCATCTGGGGCGGGTATTCGCTGACACAGCTACCCATTGATGCTGTACCCGACATTACCAATAACCAGGTACAAATCATTACAAGCAGCCCTTCACTAGCCGCGCAAGAAGTGGAGCGCCTGGTAACGTTTCCGGTTGAAACAGCCATGGCGACCATCCCCAGCACAGAGGAGATCCGCTCCATTTCAAGGTTTGGCCTGTCGGTAGTTACTATCGTTTTCAAAGATAACATTGATGTTTACTGGGCCCGGCAGCAGGTTTCCGAGCGCCTGCAAAGTGCCGTAGAACAGATTCCGCCTGGTGCTGGATCTCCCGAGCTTGCGCCGGTAACCACTGGACTGGGCGAAATATATCAGTATGTACTGCATACCAAAAAAGGGTATGAGAAAAAATACCCGCCCATGGAGCTCCGAAGCATCCAGGACTGGATTGTTAGAAGGCAGCTTCTGGGCACAGAAGGAATTGCCGACGTAAGCAGCTTTGGTGGGTTTTTAAAGCAGTACGAGATAGCGGTTGACCCTTTCAAATTAAGAAGTGCCCAGATCTCGATGGCTGAGATATTCTCTGCGCTAGAAAGAAACAATCAGAATACGGGCGGGGCGTACATTGATAAAAAACCTAATGTCTATTTTATTAGAAGTGAAGGGCTGATCACCAACCTGAAAGATATAGAAAGCATCCAAGTCAAAGAAACGGCAAATGGTCTGCCCGTACTGATCCGCGATATTGCAACGGTGCAGTACGGCGCAGCTGTACGGTATGGGGCAATGACGCGCAATGATGAAGGCGAAGTTGTAGGTGGATTGGTATTGATGTTGAAAGGCGCTAATGCTGCCAAGGTGATTGGCAATGTAAAAGAAAGGATCCAGCAGATCAGTAAAACACTTCCGGAAGGTGTGGTGATCGAGCCGTTTTTGGACCGCACCAAGCTGGTCAATAATGCCATTGGCACAGTCTCAAAGAACCTGATCGAAGGGGCACTGATTGTCATCTTTGTACTGATCCTGCTGCTGGGAAACCTGCGCGCAGGGCTTGTGGTTGCTTCGGTGATCCCGCTGGCGATGCTCTTTGCAGTCAGCATGATGAACCTGTTTGGCGTTTCAGGAAACCTGATGAGCCTGGGGGCGATTGACTTTGGCCTGATTGTGGATGGCGCCGTGATCATTGTTGAAGCCACACTACATCATATTATGGGCAAAAAATACACCCACAGGCTTTCACAGCAGGAAATGGATAATGAAGTCTACGAGTCAGCCTCCAAGATCCGAAGTTCAGCCGCCTTTGGTGAGATCATTATCCTGATTGTTTACCTGCCGATCCTGGCTTTGGTGGGCATTGAAGGAAAAATGTTCCGCCCTATGGCTCAGACCGTGAGCTTTGCTATACTGGGGGCATTCATTCTTTCGCTGACTTACGTGCCGATGGTATCGGCCCTGTTTTTAAGTAAGAAAAACGAGCATAAGCCCAATATTTCAGACCGGATCATTGCTTTTTTTCACAGGTTGTATTTACCAGCACTAGGTTTTGCACTCCGGCAAAAACTAATCGTGGTCGTGACTGCTTTGGCACTTTTCGGCCTAAGTCTGTGGATGTTTTTAAATATGGGCGGCGAGTTTATCCCGCAGCTCGACGAAGGCGATTTTGCTATCGAAATGCGCGTGCTGACAGGTAGTTCACTTTCCGAATCGGTGGATGCTGTCCAGAAGGCAGCTAGTGTGCTGCGAAAGAATTTTCCCGATGAAGTCATAGAGGTAGTCGGAAAAATCGGCGCTTCTGAAATACCAACAGACCCCATGCCGGTGGAAGCCGGTGATGTGATGGTCATATTAAAAGAAAAATCGATGTGGACAAAAGCCGAAGGAAGGGAAGAACTCGCAGAAAAAATGCAGGCCATGCTCACCCAGACGATTCCTGGTGTGACATTTGGTTTTCAACAGCCTATCCAGATGCGGTTCAATGAGCTGATCTCAGGGGTTAAACAGGATGTTGCAATCAAGATTTTCGGGGAAGACCTGGACGTACTGGCCCAGCAGGCAGACAAGATCGGCAAACTGGTGGCTTCTGTTGAAGGGGCCCAGGACTTGTATGTGGAAGAAGTGAGCGGCCTGCCGCAAATCGTTGTTAATTTTGATCGTGACCGCATGTCTCAGTTCGGAATTAGCATTGAAGATGCAAACCGGGCCATCAATACGGGCTTTGCAGGAAGCAGCGCAGGTGTGGTTTATGAAGGTGAAAAAAGGTATGACCTGGTCGTCAGGCTTAAAAGCCAGGACCGCCAGACCCTAGAAGATGTCCGTGGGTTGTTTGTGACTACGTCACATGGAGATCAGGTTCCGCTCGGGCAGATCGCTACTGTTGAGATGAAAACGGGTGCTAACCAGATCCAAAGGGAGGATGCAAAACGCCGGATCACAGTGGCATTTAATGTTCGTGGTAGGGACGTGGAGAGCATTGTCAAGGAGCTGCAAACCAAAATCGATAGCCAGGTAAAGCTGCCCACCGGATATTACACAACCTATGGAGGCCAGTTTCAAAATCTACAAGAGGCTAAAACCCGTTTAAGCATCGCCGTACCGATTGCACTGCTGCTTATTTTTGTACTTCTTTATTTCACGTTTAACTCGCTGCGTCAAAGCCTGTTGATTCTTACGGCTATCCCGCTGTCAGCGATCGGTGGTATCATTGCCCTTTCACTGCGTGGAATGCCTTTTAGTATTTCAGCAGGGATTGGTTTTATCGCACTTTTTGGCGTGGCTGTCTTAAATGGTATCGTGCTTATTGCAGAGTTCAATTCGCTTCGTAAAGAAGGGATGACCGATTTGAAAAAGGCTATATTTCAGGGTACCGAGACTCGTTTGCGCCCGGTATTGATGACAGCCCTTGTGGCGTCACTTGGTTTTTTGCCCATGGCCCTGTCCAATAGCTCAGGTGCCGAAGTCCAACGCCCATTGGCGACTGTGGTTATCGGGGGGCTTGTATCTGCAACACTTTTGACGCTGCTGGTGCTGCCGGTATTGTACCTAATTGTCGAGAAGCATTTTGGTGGCGCTGCGTTTAAACCTGCCGCAGCACTTCTACTTGTTTTTGCCGCCTGCACTTTTGCCGCCCCCAGTGCCCAGGCGCAGGATTCGGTGATTGTAGGCCGAAAAATTTCACTTGAAGCAGCCGTTAATGAAGCTATCGTCAAAAACCTTCAAGTAAAAGGGGGAATTTACCAGATCGATTACCAGCGTGCACTGCTTGGTAGTTCAGCTGAGATCGCAAAAACCGATATCTCCTGGATGGGTGGGCAATACAACAGTAACAGGTTTGATAACCAGTTCAATATTTCACAAACCTTGCCGCACCCAAAGGTGGTTACCAGAAGACGGGAGCTTTTGTCTGCCCAGATTAACGGTGTGCAGGCAAGACTGGAAGTGACAAGGGCCGAGCTGATCAGACAGGTTAAAGCAAATTACTATCAGCAGGTCCTTTTAAAACAACAACAGCAGATGCTAACGGCGGAAGGCCTACGAGCTGACCGGTTTGTCAAAGCCGCAGCCCTTCGTTTTAAGACCGGCGAAACAGGGCAACTTGAATATTCGGTCGCCCAAAGTGAGCAGGGTGAAATCCAGGCGCGGGTCATTCAAAACCAGGGCAATTTGCTAGTCCTGCAAAGACAGCTGCAAATGCTGCTCAACAGTTCAGTTCCTATGGAAGCGCAGAGTGATACCTTGGAAAAGCGCCCCCTTGGCACTATTGCACTCGATACGGCAGGCATTAGTTCAAATCCATATTTGCAATACCTAGGCCAGCAGATTGCCATTGAAAGACAGACAACGGCCGTTGAGCGCACTAGCCTGCTACCAGATTTCAGCATCGGATATTTCAATCAGTCTTTGATTGGCGAGCAAAATATCAACGGTACCGAGGTTTTTTATGGGGCCGGAAAGCGTTTCCAGGGACTTCAACTTGGCGTGTCTATTCCAATTTTTAGCGGCGCACCCCGGGCACGCGTAAAAGCATCACAGCTTAATGAGAAAGTCGCGCAGAACCAGTGGGAGCTTGCGCGGATGCAGGTGGGCAATAGCTTGCAACAAGCGGTACAGTCTTATCAAAGTGCAACTCATAGCCTGGCTATATATGAACAAAAAACCTTGGTTCTGGCTGATGTGATCGCAGGCAACGCCACAAAAGCCTATGAAGCGGGCGAAATTGGTTATGTTGAATTTTCGCAGGCACTAACCAGGGCTTTAAATATCAGGTCAACTTACCTGGACTTGCTGGGAAGCTATAACCAATCGGTCATTGAAATTGAATTTCTGCTGGCTAAACAGCAATGA
- a CDS encoding heavy metal translocating P-type ATPase, with translation MEKNQTNKPGQQEPVDTELAKKQRHEGHDHAEGEDHDNEEEDDDHDHSEGDGHDHSGGTGSASLIKSRWALWLSLVILLGFLLVNKVLDIPVAKPVEIGLMVIAYVLAGHKTIQIAFRRVIRGDFFNEFTLMTTATLGAFYIGEFAEGVAVMIFYELGELFQDLAVNRSKRSIKALLDVRPDKVTVKRDGGNKVINPSDAAIGDIIMVKPGEKVALDSELLTESASFNTAALTGESKPDTKEKGSPVLAGMINLDRAIELKVTTAFKDSKLSRILEMVQEATARKAPTQLFISKFAKTYTPIVFFLALAIIIIPYFFVEDYVFNQWLYRGMVFLVISCPCALTISIPLGYFGGIGLASRNGILFKGSNFLDVMTKVDTVVMDKTGTLTKGVFKVQQVETSLDKEEFLHLTSSLESASTHPVARAVIEYQQGKKIEDPTDVEEISGHGLKGRVAGKELLAGNLKLLDKFYISYPDEIKQIQETIVVVAVDGKYAGYITISDEIKEDAAQAIKDMHALGIKTVMLSGDKNAVAQKVAKGLGIDEAYGDLLPEGKVEKVQAFKDAGKRLAFVGDGVNDAPVVALADAGIAMGGLGSDATIETADVVIQNDQPSRIVSAIRAGKITRSIVWQNIILAMSVKAIVLLLGAGGIATLWEAVFADVGVALLAILNAFRIQGKKI, from the coding sequence ATGGAAAAAAACCAAACTAATAAGCCTGGGCAGCAGGAGCCAGTCGATACCGAATTGGCTAAAAAACAGCGTCATGAAGGCCATGATCACGCCGAAGGTGAAGATCATGATAATGAAGAAGAAGATGATGATCACGACCACAGTGAAGGGGATGGACACGACCATAGCGGAGGAACAGGAAGCGCAAGCCTGATCAAAAGCCGGTGGGCGTTATGGCTGAGCCTTGTAATTCTGCTGGGTTTTCTGCTGGTAAACAAAGTGCTTGACATCCCCGTTGCAAAACCAGTCGAAATTGGGCTGATGGTTATTGCCTATGTGCTGGCAGGCCACAAGACCATACAAATAGCATTCAGAAGGGTCATCCGAGGGGATTTTTTCAACGAGTTTACCCTGATGACAACAGCGACGTTAGGGGCATTTTATATTGGAGAATTTGCAGAAGGCGTTGCAGTAATGATCTTTTACGAATTAGGCGAGCTCTTTCAGGATCTGGCTGTCAACCGCTCGAAACGTTCAATTAAAGCGCTGCTGGACGTTCGGCCCGATAAAGTGACCGTTAAACGCGATGGGGGCAACAAGGTCATCAACCCCTCAGATGCTGCCATCGGGGATATCATCATGGTTAAGCCAGGTGAGAAAGTAGCCCTGGACAGTGAACTGCTGACGGAATCAGCCAGTTTTAACACCGCCGCATTAACAGGCGAGTCTAAGCCGGATACAAAAGAAAAAGGAAGCCCGGTCCTTGCCGGGATGATCAACCTGGACAGGGCAATCGAATTGAAAGTAACGACTGCTTTTAAAGATTCGAAACTTTCCAGGATACTGGAAATGGTGCAGGAAGCTACTGCCAGAAAAGCACCAACCCAGCTTTTTATCAGCAAGTTCGCCAAAACCTACACACCCATTGTATTCTTTCTGGCACTGGCCATTATCATTATCCCATACTTCTTTGTAGAAGATTATGTATTCAACCAATGGCTCTACCGCGGGATGGTTTTTCTGGTTATTTCCTGCCCATGTGCACTGACGATCTCTATTCCCCTGGGTTACTTTGGTGGTATTGGCCTGGCTTCGCGTAACGGGATACTGTTTAAAGGGTCGAACTTCCTGGATGTGATGACCAAGGTGGACACTGTTGTCATGGACAAGACAGGTACCCTTACCAAAGGTGTATTTAAAGTGCAGCAGGTTGAGACCAGCCTGGATAAGGAAGAATTCCTTCATCTGACATCATCGCTGGAAAGTGCTTCCACGCACCCGGTGGCACGGGCTGTTATCGAATACCAGCAAGGTAAGAAAATAGAAGATCCTACGGATGTAGAAGAGATATCAGGTCATGGCCTGAAAGGCAGGGTTGCAGGTAAAGAGCTGCTTGCCGGTAATTTAAAATTACTGGATAAATTTTACATCTCTTACCCCGATGAAATCAAGCAGATCCAGGAAACAATTGTCGTCGTAGCCGTTGATGGCAAATATGCAGGTTACATTACCATTTCCGATGAGATCAAAGAGGATGCGGCCCAGGCTATCAAGGATATGCATGCCCTGGGCATCAAGACTGTAATGCTCTCGGGGGATAAGAATGCAGTTGCCCAGAAAGTGGCAAAAGGGCTGGGCATCGATGAAGCTTATGGGGATTTGTTACCCGAAGGCAAGGTTGAAAAAGTGCAGGCTTTCAAAGATGCCGGTAAGCGTTTGGCCTTTGTGGGGGATGGTGTCAATGACGCCCCGGTCGTAGCGCTGGCTGATGCGGGCATTGCAATGGGCGGGCTCGGCTCTGATGCGACCATCGAGACAGCGGATGTAGTTATACAGAATGACCAGCCATCCAGAATTGTTTCAGCCATACGGGCAGGAAAGATCACCCGTTCGATTGTCTGGCAAAATATCATCCTGGCTATGTCGGTGAAAGCAATCGTCCTTCTTCTGGGAGCTGGCGGGATTGCAACCTTGTGGGAGGCAGTTTTTGCTGATGTTGGTGTTGCGCTACTGGCAATCTTGAATGCTTTCCGCATTCAGGGTAAGAAGATATAA
- a CDS encoding di-heme oxidoredictase family protein, with protein sequence MNKRLLILTIIFEAVLIVSCERITPKVPADDQILDGPIEGLSPAEKTRFLAGDAAFNDEIFTRETGLGSVFVATSCGSCHAGDGKGTLFTSLTRFGQTDATGNKFLHLGGPQLQNRALPGYVPETIPAGATFSRFTPPSNTRFFLQIAGKRR encoded by the coding sequence ATGAATAAACGGTTACTTATTCTTACAATCATTTTTGAAGCCGTCTTAATCGTATCCTGTGAGCGGATTACACCCAAGGTGCCAGCTGACGATCAGATTCTGGATGGGCCTATTGAAGGGCTTTCGCCAGCCGAGAAAACGCGGTTTCTAGCCGGTGATGCTGCTTTCAATGATGAGATCTTTACCCGTGAAACTGGTTTGGGTTCCGTCTTTGTAGCGACCAGTTGCGGAAGCTGTCATGCAGGTGATGGTAAGGGGACATTGTTCACGTCGTTGACCAGGTTTGGTCAAACCGATGCGACCGGCAATAAATTTCTTCATCTGGGTGGCCCTCAGTTACAAAACAGGGCTTTGCCCGGATATGTACCTGAAACTATCCCGGCAGGCGCTACATTTTCCCGCTTTACACCGCCTTCCAATACGAGGTTCTTCTTACAAATAGCCGGAAAACGGCGTTAG